The window AAAGATATTTAGTATGTCATGCATTGGTACAGAGCCCCTTACTGAAGCTTTTCTAAAATTGACGATAAGTCTGACAAAATTTTTCCTAGTTCGCTAGTCCAATAAAATAACAGTACGATACGAATTGAGAACATTACGAGTTCGCCAAATGTTTCATATTCCTCTTCTTCAAAAATTGATTGAAAGAACAAGCCGAGCTGATAGAAAAGTGCAGAGTACACAAGTTGAGGTACATAAGGCACTGAATGAACATATGAAAGGAGCTGCTCTAAAAAAGGAATAGTGAGCATCGACAATAAGAAATAGAGTAGTACGAAAAAAAAGATTACGACGATTATTCCATGTAGTTTACTGATGGTTTCTTTAATAAATATTAAAAGTAACATTAAAATTACAGCGTAAATTAAGAATGTCATAGTGTACCTAATTTAAATTAAGCCATTGGAAGAATGTAAGAATATCGCCAAAGAAAAGCCGTAAAAATCGTATTAATTCTGCTGTAATATACAAATATGCGATAAAAAATATAAAAAATGAGAATTCCTTTTTGCCGATTTGCTCGAAGAAAACATGAAGTAAAGCAATGATTAACCCTACCCCAGCTACTCGCAAAACGTCCTGTAACTCCATCACGACGCCTCCTTGTGTAAGGCAATATATGAGCTTGTTCAAAAAAATAGACCTCAACCTAAAGAAAAAAGGCATCTAATAGTTAGATGACCATTTTTTATAACTTTATTATGAACTTCACTGAATTATTAATCGGTAAGACAAAAAAGAGTGCAAACAAAGCCAAAATGACTTTATCTGCACTCTAAAATATCAAACTATTTCCTGCTTATGCACGTGATACGTATGAACCATCCGTAGTGTTAATAATTAATTTGTCTCCTTCGTTAACGAAGAATGGTACGTTTACCATTAAACCTGTTTGCATTTTCGCAGGTTTTGTTCCGCCAGAAGCTGTGTCACCTTTGATACCTGGTTCTGTTTCAGCAACTTCAAGAACAACTGTATTTGGTAATTCTACACCTAACATCTCACCTTGGTAAGATTGAATGTGAACTTCCATATTTTCTAGAAGATATTTTAACTCTTCTTCGATTTGTGCTCCTGCAAGTTCAGTTTGTTCATATGATTCCATATCCATGAATACGTGAGAATCACCTTGTGCATATAAATATTGCATTTTACGATTGTCAATTTGAGCTTTCTCTACTTTTTCACCAGCACGGAAAGTTTTTTCTGTTACGTTGCCATTTCTTAGGTTACGTAATTTTGAACGAACGAATGCTGCACCTTTCCCTGGTTTAACGTGTTGGAAATCTAAAACACGGTATAATTGGCCATCGATTTCAACTGTAAGGCCAGTACGGAAATCATTAACTGAGATCATAGTTGTTTTCCTCCATTATAAAATAATTAAATCTTTCGTTGAATGAGTTAACTTTTCATTACCTGTTTCTGTGATTAATATATCATCTTCAATACGAACGCCGCCAATTCCTGGTAAATAAATACCCGGTTCAATTGTTACAACCATATTTGGTTCCAAAACTGAGCTAGATCTTGATGAAAGTGCTGGACCTTCATGTACTTCCAAGCCAATTCCGTGTCCTGTAGAATGTCCAAAGGCTTCACCATAGCCCTTAGATGCTAAATAATCACGAGCAAAGCTATCTGCTTCAACCCCCGTCATACCCGGTCCTACTTTTGATAATGCAAGTAATTGTGATTCTAAAACCGTATTGTACATTTCAACAAGCTTCTCGGAAGGTTGTCCAACTGCAATTGTACGTGTGATATCTGAGATATACCCATTATATAATGCACCGAAATCAAGCGTGACGAAATCACCTTTTTCAATCACTTTGTCTGTAGCAACACCATGTGGTAATGCGCTACGCACACCACTCGCTACGATTGTGTCAAAAGAAGATGCAGTTGCCCCTTGTTTGCGCATGAAAAACTCTAATTCATTCGAAACTTCAAGCTCAGTTAAACCGGGCTTAATAAATTCTAAAATATGTGTAAATGCGTTATCTGCAATTTCACATGCAACCTTAATAATATTAATCTCTTGTTCAGTCTTTATCAAGCGAATTTTTTCAATTAATCCAGAAAGCGGTACTAATTCAGCAGATATTAACGATTTATAAGACTCATACATTGAGTAAGTCATTGTATCTTTCTCAAAACCTAATGCTTTGATACCCATTTTTTCAACGAAGTCAGCCACTTCTTTAAGTAGATTGCCTTCATGTTGAATAACACGAAAATCTTGAATTTGTTTATTTGCTTGCTCAGTATAGCGG is drawn from Lysinibacillus sp. SGAir0095 and contains these coding sequences:
- a CDS encoding stage III sporulation protein AC encodes the protein MELQDVLRVAGVGLIIALLHVFFEQIGKKEFSFFIFFIAYLYITAELIRFLRLFFGDILTFFQWLNLN
- a CDS encoding Xaa-Pro peptidase family protein, translated to MIKLEKLRKALVEQNVDGLLITNGFNRRYMTGFTGTAGVAIVSKDDAVFITDFRYTEQANKQIQDFRVIQHEGNLLKEVADFVEKMGIKALGFEKDTMTYSMYESYKSLISAELVPLSGLIEKIRLIKTEQEINIIKVACEIADNAFTHILEFIKPGLTELEVSNELEFFMRKQGATASSFDTIVASGVRSALPHGVATDKVIEKGDFVTLDFGALYNGYISDITRTIAVGQPSEKLVEMYNTVLESQLLALSKVGPGMTGVEADSFARDYLASKGYGEAFGHSTGHGIGLEVHEGPALSSRSSSVLEPNMVVTIEPGIYLPGIGGVRIEDDILITETGNEKLTHSTKDLIIL
- the efp gene encoding elongation factor P — translated: MISVNDFRTGLTVEIDGQLYRVLDFQHVKPGKGAAFVRSKLRNLRNGNVTEKTFRAGEKVEKAQIDNRKMQYLYAQGDSHVFMDMESYEQTELAGAQIEEELKYLLENMEVHIQSYQGEMLGVELPNTVVLEVAETEPGIKGDTASGGTKPAKMQTGLMVNVPFFVNEGDKLIINTTDGSYVSRA